The Methanolacinia petrolearia DSM 11571 genome has a segment encoding these proteins:
- a CDS encoding cryptochrome/photolyase family protein — translation MPEKTFSLSAHIFTRDLRIDDNPPLLSALASSESVITFFAAEKNLATENPALCENRLAFLSESLSDLSGAIAEKGGEIRFYDEGALKLAEKLCRTGVEAVYMTRDYTPYAIKRENSLKKTCNDAGCSFFPVPGALLNEPEDVRKSDGEPYKVFTPFYRNASLIPVHEPETCTFQNFSREELFDGASHDIPFGKSGTEEAKNRAFSGGRSEGLRLLGETGRLKNYEDERDFPAKACTSMLSAHLRFGTVSVREICRRISDTLGPGHGLIRQLYWRDFFTHIAYHYPHVFKGPFQKRFESLHWTDSKELFDKWCKGMTGFPIIDAGMRELNDTGYMHNRERLAAASFLVKDLHIDWRSGERYFASKLTDYDPSVNNGNWQWSASTGCDAQPYFRIFNPWLQQKKFDPDCIYIRRWVPELSDLEPKEIHNLDKTGSVPPAGYPNPIVDHKNEARAAKIIYSGAAGKTSDSAEPAIKHR, via the coding sequence ATGCCGGAAAAAACCTTCAGCCTGTCTGCACATATTTTCACGAGAGACCTGAGAATAGACGATAATCCCCCCCTTTTATCCGCACTTGCCAGCTCAGAAAGTGTCATAACATTTTTTGCAGCCGAAAAAAATCTCGCCACGGAAAATCCTGCACTATGTGAGAACAGGCTCGCGTTTCTGTCCGAGTCCCTCTCCGATCTATCGGGCGCGATTGCAGAAAAAGGAGGGGAGATCCGGTTTTACGATGAAGGTGCTTTGAAACTTGCAGAAAAATTATGCAGAACCGGTGTTGAAGCGGTTTATATGACACGGGACTACACCCCTTATGCAATAAAAAGAGAGAATTCTTTGAAGAAAACATGCAACGATGCCGGCTGCAGTTTTTTTCCCGTGCCGGGAGCTCTCCTCAACGAACCCGAAGACGTAAGGAAGAGCGACGGTGAACCGTATAAGGTATTTACGCCGTTCTACAGGAATGCCTCCCTCATTCCGGTACACGAGCCTGAGACCTGCACCTTTCAGAACTTTTCGCGGGAGGAGCTCTTTGACGGAGCATCCCACGATATTCCCTTTGGAAAATCCGGAACGGAGGAGGCTAAAAACAGGGCCTTCTCAGGGGGGAGATCGGAAGGGCTGAGGCTCCTCGGGGAGACAGGAAGACTGAAAAATTATGAAGATGAGAGAGATTTCCCAGCCAAAGCATGCACCTCCATGCTCTCTGCCCACCTGAGGTTCGGAACTGTATCAGTGAGGGAGATCTGCCGCAGGATATCCGATACCCTGGGCCCCGGGCACGGGCTTATCAGGCAGTTGTATTGGAGGGACTTCTTCACCCATATCGCCTATCACTACCCTCATGTATTCAAAGGGCCGTTTCAAAAGAGGTTTGAATCGCTACACTGGACCGACAGCAAAGAGCTCTTTGATAAGTGGTGCAAAGGTATGACCGGGTTCCCGATTATTGATGCCGGAATGAGAGAGCTGAATGATACAGGATACATGCACAACCGCGAAAGGTTGGCTGCCGCCTCATTCCTCGTGAAGGACCTGCACATCGACTGGAGATCCGGGGAGAGGTACTTTGCGTCTAAGCTTACCGATTATGACCCTTCCGTAAACAACGGCAACTGGCAATGGTCGGCCTCAACAGGATGCGATGCACAGCCCTATTTCAGGATCTTCAACCCATGGCTGCAGCAGAAGAAGTTCGATCCCGACTGCATATACATAAGGAGATGGGTACCTGAACTTTCTGATCTTGAGCCCAAAGAGATACATAACCTTGACAAAACAGGATCCGTTCCGCCCGCCGGCTACCCGAATCCCATAGTGGATCATAAAAACGAGGCCCGGGCTGCGAAGATCATTTATTCAGGGGCGGCCGGAAAAACCTCGGACTCAGCAGAACCTGCAATAAAACATCGTTGA
- a CDS encoding PAS domain S-box protein codes for MADAGGINSRITGSFLAAVFFLLLIIPAQVSAADTAYSGDVITIVTGDNYPPFSFRDGNGDLQGISIDQWKLWEEKTGIEADITGMSWADAQAAFESGEYGVLETPMYTPERAEKYEFSKPYAEVESAIYFNSEISGISGPDSLKGFVVAVLSGDASYDYLVEKGVTDFAEYDSYEDIILAAKEGDVVVFVMDSPQADYYLYKSGLQDQFRRTEPLYTSHVHRAVLKENFLLIDFIDSGFDSISEDEYKSIDTKWYGISEMQERDLTPLFIFMGAILLCMLLLAGWNHILKLRVRDKTSELLREVESGKEITAKLFESEQRFRKIFDNVNDAVFLISAESPYEKGAIISVNRAAWAMLGYSEDELMSLSPPEVHSEKGKADLDRAAEIIKKDGNAILETEYLRKDGSVFPVEISLHFFVLGERKVVLAVARDISERVTALKRLEASERRYRNVVEDQTELICRFNNDFTIEFANDAFCSYFGLEKESVAGKKISSFILPQDMEWLKEHIKKLTPESPGISVEHRIILPDGRVRWHAWSNRAIFDENGNFIEFQSVGRDITETRQKDEALALAAKKLNILNNVTLSEIQNYLFCEQGYLQLTTDLSENEKQKEFLGKQAFNLDKITRIIQFAKNYQGLGISPPEWHDFEKTFIFAISHTNTAHLEKDFDVSGISIFTDNLLEKALAEMVSKLLSYNKEATRLSLKSETEGEMLKIIFETDGGGIPKESEGKIFSRGGDPDTGIDLFLIEEVLSVTNISIKETGGPGKGIRIEIIVPPGMFRMGDGSFAG; via the coding sequence ATGGCGGATGCAGGTGGGATTAATAGCAGGATTACCGGAAGTTTCCTGGCAGCTGTATTTTTTCTGCTTCTGATCATACCGGCGCAGGTATCGGCAGCCGATACGGCTTACTCCGGCGATGTCATCACAATAGTTACGGGTGACAATTATCCCCCCTTTTCATTCAGGGACGGTAATGGGGATCTGCAGGGTATAAGCATCGACCAGTGGAAACTCTGGGAGGAAAAGACCGGTATAGAAGCTGATATAACCGGGATGTCCTGGGCGGATGCGCAGGCGGCATTTGAATCCGGGGAGTATGGTGTGCTTGAAACTCCCATGTATACACCTGAGAGAGCTGAAAAGTATGAGTTCTCAAAACCATATGCGGAAGTAGAATCGGCGATTTATTTTAACAGCGAAATTTCGGGGATCAGCGGACCCGACTCGCTGAAGGGTTTTGTTGTCGCTGTCTTATCCGGCGACGCTTCATATGATTACCTGGTGGAGAAAGGCGTCACTGACTTTGCCGAATATGACAGTTATGAGGACATTATTCTTGCAGCAAAGGAGGGAGATGTGGTCGTATTCGTTATGGACTCCCCCCAGGCTGACTATTATCTCTATAAATCAGGACTGCAGGACCAGTTCAGGCGTACAGAACCGCTGTATACCAGTCATGTGCACAGGGCTGTTCTTAAGGAAAATTTCCTCCTGATTGATTTTATCGACAGCGGGTTCGACAGTATTTCTGAGGACGAGTACAAATCGATAGATACGAAGTGGTACGGTATTTCTGAAATGCAGGAGAGGGATCTTACACCGCTGTTTATATTTATGGGGGCCATTCTTCTCTGCATGCTCCTCCTGGCCGGATGGAACCATATCCTTAAATTAAGAGTTAGGGATAAGACATCAGAGCTCTTAAGGGAGGTGGAATCTGGAAAAGAGATCACTGCAAAACTTTTCGAGAGCGAACAAAGATTCAGGAAGATATTCGACAATGTAAACGATGCCGTATTTCTAATATCCGCAGAATCTCCGTATGAAAAGGGGGCGATAATCTCTGTAAACAGGGCCGCATGGGCGATGCTCGGTTATTCTGAGGATGAGCTGATGTCATTGTCTCCTCCTGAAGTCCACTCGGAAAAAGGGAAGGCTGATCTCGATAGAGCCGCCGAAATAATCAAAAAAGACGGAAATGCGATCCTTGAGACAGAATACCTGAGAAAGGACGGTTCCGTATTCCCTGTTGAAATATCTCTTCATTTCTTCGTCCTCGGTGAAAGAAAGGTCGTCCTTGCTGTTGCAAGAGATATAAGCGAAAGGGTAACCGCATTAAAAAGACTTGAAGCGAGCGAGAGGAGGTACAGGAATGTCGTTGAGGACCAGACCGAGCTCATATGCAGGTTTAATAATGATTTTACGATAGAATTTGCAAACGATGCATTCTGCAGTTACTTCGGCCTTGAAAAAGAGAGTGTTGCGGGTAAAAAAATATCCTCTTTTATATTACCACAGGATATGGAATGGCTCAAAGAGCATATTAAGAAACTGACACCTGAAAGTCCCGGCATATCTGTGGAGCACAGGATCATTCTTCCGGACGGAAGAGTGCGGTGGCATGCGTGGTCGAACAGGGCTATTTTCGATGAGAATGGAAATTTTATCGAATTCCAGTCTGTGGGAAGGGATATTACAGAGACCCGGCAAAAGGACGAGGCCCTTGCACTGGCTGCAAAAAAGCTCAATATTCTGAATAATGTGACCCTCTCGGAGATACAAAATTATCTCTTCTGCGAGCAGGGTTATCTCCAGCTTACAACCGATCTTTCAGAGAATGAAAAACAGAAGGAATTTCTCGGGAAACAGGCGTTTAATCTTGATAAAATCACCAGGATCATCCAGTTTGCCAAGAACTACCAGGGTCTGGGAATATCGCCCCCAGAGTGGCACGACTTTGAGAAGACGTTTATCTTTGCAATATCGCATACAAACACTGCGCATCTCGAAAAGGATTTCGATGTATCAGGAATATCGATATTTACAGACAATCTTCTCGAAAAGGCCCTTGCAGAGATGGTCTCGAAACTCCTCTCCTACAATAAGGAAGCAACCAGGCTTTCGCTGAAGTCGGAGACTGAAGGAGAGATGCTTAAAATAATCTTCGAAACCGACGGCGGGGGTATTCCGAAAGAGTCGGAGGGGAAGATATTTTCAAGGGGTGGCGATCCCGATACCGGAATCGATCTCTTCCTGATAGAAGAGGTACTGTCCGTTACGAATATCTCCATAAAAGAAACAGGAGGTCCCGGGAAGGGAATACGGATCGAAATAATTGTACCCCCCGGGATGTTCAGAATGGGAGATGGTTCTTTCGCAGGTTAG
- a CDS encoding ABC transporter permease, which translates to MGSKTAVIARHEFSKTVRRKGFLFGTFGLPILLMLVFGIAFSQMPGLIGDTEQQDTGFVDYAGILTAGDGYISYPDESSAEAAVGNGEITDFFVLQADYPDTGAVTVYTTKSPVAGIDYSDIGVFIRSSIVNNAGLPYSTSERIIDPVKKTETVELDDEGNVAENEPLGAFIIPMILAFMLVFSIITSSGYLMQGIGEEKENRSGEMLLSSVSADQLLRGKIFGYGAVGLLQMGVWIAMVASVLLLSPFSGLISGIGISWIIVPVLVYFILGYFLYSISIACTAAISTTTAEAQQSSMIFTMFAIIPVAFSEFIVSAPDSPVLTVLTYFPYTAPFITIFRLSTGDVSYPEIAASLAILLISIYVAAKLSARIFRMGMLLTGKRAGLADVIKFLKG; encoded by the coding sequence ATGGGCAGTAAAACGGCAGTAATAGCACGCCATGAATTTTCAAAGACCGTACGGAGGAAGGGCTTTTTATTCGGGACATTCGGGCTTCCGATTCTTTTAATGCTGGTATTCGGGATCGCATTCTCCCAGATGCCCGGCCTTATAGGGGACACGGAACAGCAGGATACGGGTTTTGTCGATTATGCCGGAATTCTCACAGCGGGTGACGGCTATATATCATACCCGGACGAGTCTTCCGCCGAAGCGGCAGTAGGAAATGGGGAGATCACGGACTTTTTCGTTCTCCAGGCGGACTACCCGGATACCGGGGCGGTGACCGTTTATACAACAAAGAGCCCTGTTGCAGGCATTGACTACAGCGATATAGGGGTGTTCATCCGCAGCAGCATCGTGAATAATGCCGGTCTTCCGTATTCCACATCCGAGAGGATAATCGATCCTGTGAAAAAGACAGAGACGGTTGAGCTCGATGACGAAGGCAATGTGGCGGAGAATGAACCCCTAGGGGCATTTATAATTCCGATGATCCTTGCCTTTATGCTCGTGTTTTCAATTATAACCTCGTCCGGCTATCTTATGCAGGGTATCGGGGAGGAGAAGGAGAACAGGAGCGGGGAGATGCTCCTTTCTTCGGTATCCGCAGACCAGCTTCTCAGGGGAAAGATATTCGGGTACGGTGCGGTCGGTCTCCTGCAGATGGGGGTATGGATTGCGATGGTGGCCTCCGTTCTTCTTCTCTCCCCCTTCTCGGGACTGATCTCAGGGATCGGCATTTCATGGATAATCGTCCCGGTGCTGGTTTATTTTATACTCGGCTATTTCCTCTATTCAATCTCCATTGCATGCACTGCGGCGATATCGACGACCACGGCCGAGGCCCAGCAGTCCTCGATGATATTTACGATGTTTGCCATTATCCCCGTGGCGTTCTCCGAGTTCATAGTGAGCGCTCCCGATTCGCCTGTCCTTACTGTACTTACATACTTCCCTTATACGGCACCCTTCATCACGATTTTCAGGCTTTCGACAGGGGACGTATCTTATCCGGAGATCGCCGCAAGCCTTGCAATACTTTTGATCTCCATATATGTCGCGGCAAAGCTCTCAGCCAGGATATTCAGGATGGGAATGCTGCTTACCGGCAAAAGGGCCGGGCTTGCCGATGTAATCAAATTTTTGAAGGGCTGA
- a CDS encoding ABC transporter ATP-binding protein, which translates to MDDVKSVGKTDGEIPVLELSGLFKSFDKKPVLVDIGFEVRKGEIFALLGPNGAGKTTMIRIILDIFRPDSGKVSVLGAPFSEETKNRIGYLPEEGGIDKKLKLWECIRFFASLKGMADPDPAAETWLSRMNLSDYRNKKVGELSKGMSRRLQFIIAVIHTPEILILDEPFYGLDPVNKKLIKDTLLELNREGMTIIMSTHQMDEVERMCDRLLMLNRGKIVLYGGINEIRESFGYSVSLGYEGVLPELDSGRIVSINDYKSHAELVIKSGADTQDILRELVDSVRIKKFEVGARSLNDIFIEVAEDGQ; encoded by the coding sequence ATGGATGATGTAAAGAGTGTGGGGAAGACGGACGGCGAAATTCCTGTCCTTGAACTGTCGGGGCTTTTCAAATCATTCGATAAAAAGCCTGTACTCGTTGATATCGGTTTTGAAGTGAGGAAAGGTGAGATTTTCGCGCTTTTAGGCCCTAACGGTGCAGGAAAGACTACTATGATTAGGATCATCCTGGATATATTCAGGCCGGATTCAGGAAAGGTCTCTGTTCTGGGCGCCCCGTTTTCCGAGGAGACCAAGAACAGGATCGGCTATCTCCCCGAAGAGGGAGGAATTGACAAAAAACTAAAGTTGTGGGAGTGTATCCGGTTCTTTGCATCCCTGAAGGGAATGGCCGATCCCGATCCTGCAGCCGAAACATGGCTTTCCAGGATGAACCTGTCGGATTACAGGAACAAAAAGGTGGGTGAACTCAGCAAAGGAATGTCAAGGAGACTGCAGTTTATAATCGCGGTCATACACACCCCGGAGATCCTTATTCTTGACGAACCGTTCTACGGCCTTGATCCGGTGAACAAGAAACTTATAAAGGACACCCTGCTCGAGCTGAACAGGGAGGGGATGACCATTATCATGAGCACGCACCAGATGGACGAGGTAGAGAGGATGTGCGATCGCCTCCTCATGCTGAACAGGGGTAAAATCGTCCTCTACGGGGGGATCAACGAGATCAGGGAAAGCTTCGGTTACTCCGTCAGCCTCGGCTATGAGGGGGTGCTGCCTGAACTCGACAGCGGGAGGATAGTCTCAATAAACGATTATAAGAGCCATGCGGAGCTCGTGATAAAATCAGGTGCAGATACCCAGGATATCCTGAGAGAACTTGTCGACAGCGTCAGGATAAAGAAGTTCGAGGTCGGTGCAAGGTCGCTCAACGACATATTTATCGAGGTTGCTGAAGATGGGCAGTAA
- a CDS encoding PAS domain S-box protein, with protein MISALYVDDEELLLVVAKEYLERGGEFRIDTAKSVNEALMMIEGNSYDAIISDYQMPGKDGIEFLSEIRGAGNTIPFILFTGKGREDVVIQAINNGADFYIQKGGDPRAQFAELVYKLKIAVDRKFKKDEIVRKNRELREINSKLEFAEKELKDNLEDAHRNKAELAESLNRLQQIITFLPDPTFAIDNEGRIIAWNSAMEVLSGAKAEDVMGRGDYEHSYRLLGRRHPILIDLVINPDLKIKYNHSPVSSCGNRIVSEGFFPVFGVEKDVSKWFTSSPLYDINGNLAGAIESIRDITHIKKTSRLLEIQRDLGFSLAGNSTLSGSIEAVLNSLSELDGINACGIYLADTDLGTLKLEASTGISEEFRERVSVMVLKNPGSFFDTGSACTRTGDVFIPEFDEKRIGDEGIKCFHAVRIVYKNEILGLLVCASKKIDEIPPDIKTSIENLATQASGAIFRSRINEEMKRMRENLESFFNEINDYLFITDTSGIILMTNSSLQKYTGYRDEELHRQHISTIHPPEFRDETGIILNGITEGNLGSHFIPVMTKEGEIIPAETRVTLGTIGGNKVILGVSRNISALKEAHDSTLESERRMRAVFDQSFQLAGILDRKGRLLNVNRTAMKYVEGEPDDYIGKYIWNTEWWTERLDLQDKIKDAVSMAAGGVTVKSQTEITDRDGFLRLLDFSIRPVRDENGEIIYLVPEAADITRRKKAEDALIQANHKLLLLNSITRHDILNRVTPVLGFLEIVKDNASDPDQSEILEKLKSQVKDIENLIKFTGLYDKLGASEPSWQNPSRILNSLKAPKEIAIKNSLPAIEVYADPMFEKVFSNLLGNSLMHGKRVSEISVSCRRTDEGISIFWKDNGCGIPECNKEKIFLRGFGDNSGLGLFLSKEILSITNIRIQECGKEGEGAVFEIIIPPDGCRSVNNPEKENIEYL; from the coding sequence ATGATATCCGCCCTTTACGTCGATGACGAAGAACTCCTGCTTGTTGTTGCAAAAGAGTATCTTGAAAGAGGCGGAGAATTCCGGATTGATACTGCAAAATCGGTGAATGAAGCCCTGATGATGATTGAAGGGAACAGCTACGACGCCATCATCTCCGATTACCAGATGCCGGGAAAGGACGGTATAGAGTTTCTCTCCGAGATAAGGGGTGCCGGAAACACCATACCTTTCATATTATTCACCGGAAAGGGACGCGAAGATGTCGTCATACAGGCTATAAACAACGGTGCGGACTTTTACATCCAGAAAGGCGGCGATCCCAGGGCACAGTTTGCAGAACTGGTTTACAAACTTAAGATTGCGGTCGACAGGAAGTTCAAGAAAGATGAGATCGTCCGCAAAAACAGGGAATTACGAGAGATCAACAGCAAACTCGAATTCGCCGAGAAAGAGCTGAAGGACAATCTCGAGGATGCCCACAGGAATAAAGCGGAACTTGCAGAGAGTCTTAACAGGCTTCAGCAGATTATTACATTTCTTCCCGACCCGACATTCGCCATAGATAACGAAGGAAGGATCATCGCATGGAACAGTGCAATGGAGGTGCTTTCCGGTGCAAAGGCCGAAGATGTCATGGGCAGGGGGGACTACGAACACTCTTACAGGCTTTTGGGGCGAAGACATCCGATCCTGATAGATCTCGTAATTAACCCGGACCTGAAGATAAAATACAATCATTCACCTGTGTCCTCCTGCGGGAACAGAATTGTATCCGAAGGTTTTTTCCCTGTTTTCGGGGTGGAGAAAGATGTTTCGAAATGGTTCACCTCATCGCCCCTCTACGATATAAACGGGAATCTCGCCGGTGCGATAGAATCGATCAGGGATATTACCCACATAAAGAAAACCAGCAGGCTGCTTGAAATACAGCGGGACCTCGGTTTTTCTCTTGCCGGCAATTCAACATTATCCGGTTCAATAGAGGCTGTTTTAAACTCCCTAAGCGAACTTGACGGTATAAATGCCTGCGGAATATATCTTGCAGATACGGATTTGGGGACGTTGAAACTCGAAGCATCAACAGGAATATCCGAAGAATTCAGGGAAAGGGTTTCAGTCATGGTGCTGAAAAATCCCGGCAGTTTTTTTGATACGGGATCCGCATGCACAAGAACCGGGGACGTATTTATCCCGGAATTTGATGAAAAACGGATCGGTGACGAGGGGATAAAGTGCTTCCATGCCGTAAGGATCGTATATAAGAATGAAATCCTCGGGCTTTTGGTCTGTGCCTCAAAGAAAATAGATGAGATCCCTCCTGATATTAAAACCTCGATTGAAAACCTTGCTACACAGGCATCTGGGGCGATATTCAGGAGCCGTATTAATGAGGAAATGAAAAGAATGAGGGAGAATTTGGAGAGTTTCTTCAACGAGATCAATGATTATCTTTTTATAACAGATACCTCCGGCATCATTCTCATGACGAACTCGTCGCTCCAGAAATATACAGGATATAGGGATGAAGAACTTCACAGACAGCATATATCCACTATCCACCCTCCAGAATTCAGGGATGAAACCGGGATCATCCTCAACGGGATTACAGAAGGAAATCTCGGGTCGCATTTCATTCCCGTTATGACAAAGGAAGGAGAAATTATCCCTGCAGAAACAAGGGTAACCTTGGGTACAATAGGTGGAAATAAAGTAATATTAGGAGTTTCAAGAAATATTTCGGCTCTAAAGGAGGCTCATGACAGTACTCTTGAAAGCGAAAGGCGTATGAGAGCGGTATTTGACCAATCCTTCCAGCTTGCAGGCATTCTTGACAGAAAAGGAAGACTTTTAAATGTCAACAGGACCGCTATGAAGTATGTCGAGGGGGAGCCTGATGACTATATCGGAAAATACATATGGAACACAGAATGGTGGACGGAACGGCTGGACCTGCAGGACAAGATCAAAGACGCAGTAAGTATGGCCGCCGGGGGGGTTACGGTAAAATCCCAAACTGAAATCACAGACAGGGACGGATTTTTAAGACTTCTCGACTTTTCCATAAGACCGGTCAGGGATGAAAACGGAGAAATCATCTATCTTGTTCCAGAGGCAGCCGATATTACCAGGAGGAAGAAAGCTGAAGATGCCCTGATTCAGGCCAACCACAAACTCCTGCTGTTAAACAGTATTACAAGACACGACATACTCAACAGAGTAACCCCGGTTCTCGGATTCCTCGAGATTGTAAAGGACAATGCATCGGATCCTGATCAGTCCGAGATTCTTGAGAAATTGAAGTCCCAGGTTAAAGACATCGAAAATCTCATCAAATTTACCGGTTTGTACGATAAACTAGGGGCATCGGAGCCTTCGTGGCAGAATCCCTCCAGGATACTGAATTCACTGAAAGCCCCTAAAGAGATTGCAATAAAGAATTCCCTGCCAGCGATTGAGGTCTATGCAGACCCTATGTTTGAAAAAGTCTTCTCAAATCTTCTCGGCAACTCACTGATGCACGGGAAGAGGGTATCGGAGATATCTGTTTCGTGCAGAAGAACGGACGAAGGCATATCCATATTCTGGAAAGACAACGGATGCGGAATTCCTGAATGTAACAAGGAGAAGATATTCCTCCGCGGTTTCGGGGACAATTCCGGCCTGGGCCTATTCCTCTCAAAAGAGATACTGTCCATTACAAACATCAGAATACAGGAATGCGGAAAAGAAGGGGAAGGTGCCGTTTTTGAAATAATCATACCGCCTGACGGCTGCAGATCCGTTAATAATCCGGAGAAAGAAAATATCGAATATCTTTAG
- a CDS encoding SpoIIAA family protein: MLKILERSHGNFIGIEASGEISENDISEITPQLDELIERYGKISWLFVIKTGRYETVRAFYEDISWLLRNLKHFDRMAIVGETKAEELLVKADGLLFGEKYFDISAIDEAWKYIEGIEN; encoded by the coding sequence ATGCTGAAAATTCTTGAAAGAAGCCATGGAAATTTTATCGGGATTGAAGCTTCAGGCGAGATTAGTGAGAACGATATCAGCGAGATAACCCCGCAGCTCGACGAACTTATAGAAAGATACGGGAAAATCAGCTGGCTTTTTGTAATCAAAACCGGCAGGTATGAGACAGTCCGGGCATTTTACGAAGACATTTCCTGGCTGTTAAGGAATCTGAAGCACTTCGACAGGATGGCGATAGTCGGAGAGACGAAGGCCGAAGAATTGCTGGTTAAGGCTGACGGGCTCCTTTTCGGTGAAAAGTACTTCGATATATCCGCAATTGACGAAGCCTGGAAATATATAGAAGGAATTGAGAACTAA
- a CDS encoding SLC13 family permease, which translates to MRLKIWHIMTGGALAVLLTGGISPVAAFASINPDVMIFLFGTFVVGEALSESGVLVRASNKIFRNTKNPSAIVLLLVFCAGILSALMMNDTVAIIGTPFVLSLAFRTRLSPEMLLLALAFSVTTGSVMSPVGNPQNLLIAMESGIENPFAVFAAYLALPTVISLFLAFAAIRIFFRSEFGKFCSFKIEECSIDKKQERIALIGFFILAGLIVIRILAGFLGSGSLFPLTAIALAAAVPVIALSKKRVEILKNIDWQTLVFFAAMFVLMQSVWDTGIPAALAEGAPGIFSSVPLVMSLGILASQLISNVPFTALFLPMITAAGAQENVMMALAAGSTLAGNLLIFGAASNIIIIQNAEKIGHTIGFLKFAAVGVPLTIVQTAVYLVFLGGF; encoded by the coding sequence GTGCGGCTGAAAATATGGCATATCATGACCGGAGGAGCACTGGCGGTGCTTTTAACAGGCGGGATCTCCCCGGTGGCAGCTTTCGCGTCGATCAACCCCGACGTGATGATATTTTTATTCGGAACATTCGTAGTCGGGGAAGCCCTCTCCGAAAGCGGTGTACTTGTCAGGGCTTCGAATAAAATATTCAGGAACACAAAAAACCCTTCTGCGATCGTCCTCCTCCTGGTGTTTTGCGCCGGAATCCTCTCGGCGCTGATGATGAACGATACCGTTGCGATCATCGGAACGCCGTTCGTCCTCTCGCTGGCGTTCAGGACACGGCTTTCGCCCGAGATGCTTCTTCTGGCCCTTGCGTTCTCGGTCACCACCGGGAGTGTAATGAGCCCGGTCGGAAATCCCCAGAACCTGCTGATTGCGATGGAATCGGGGATCGAAAACCCTTTCGCGGTCTTCGCCGCATACCTGGCGCTGCCGACAGTCATCTCCCTCTTCCTGGCTTTTGCGGCAATAAGAATCTTCTTCAGGAGCGAATTCGGAAAATTCTGCTCTTTTAAGATTGAAGAATGTTCGATCGACAAAAAGCAGGAGAGAATCGCCCTCATCGGGTTTTTCATCCTTGCAGGACTTATCGTGATCCGTATCCTCGCCGGCTTCCTTGGCTCCGGATCGCTCTTTCCGCTTACCGCAATCGCACTTGCCGCCGCAGTCCCGGTGATCGCTCTCTCGAAGAAGAGGGTGGAAATTCTGAAGAACATCGACTGGCAGACCCTCGTCTTCTTCGCGGCTATGTTCGTCCTGATGCAGAGTGTATGGGACACCGGGATACCTGCAGCGCTTGCGGAAGGTGCACCGGGGATCTTCTCGTCTGTGCCGCTCGTAATGTCGCTCGGGATTCTGGCATCCCAGCTGATATCGAACGTTCCGTTCACTGCTCTCTTCCTCCCGATGATTACAGCCGCAGGGGCCCAGGAGAATGTCATGATGGCTCTTGCCGCCGGGAGCACGCTCGCCGGAAACCTTCTAATCTTCGGGGCGGCGAGCAATATAATAATCATCCAGAATGCCGAGAAGATCGGGCATACGATCGGCTTCCTGAAGTTCGCCGCCGTCGGTGTCCCCCTGACGATCGTTCAGACGGCGGTTTATCTCGTTTTTCTCGGGGGGTTTTGA